In Nymphaea colorata isolate Beijing-Zhang1983 chromosome 13, ASM883128v2, whole genome shotgun sequence, one DNA window encodes the following:
- the LOC116266846 gene encoding uncharacterized protein LOC116266846 codes for MRFTDSPVVEIRVRGHLLTFEQDNGSMHVGTSVWPCSLVLVKFLDRWLSAEGSTAATTTTTVTNPYAPLFDFRNKRGVELGAGCGVAGMGLSLLGLDVVLTDIAPVMPALKRNLKRNLPSSSASSRPTAGKLKIAQLYWNNRAQIQALKPPFDFVIATDVVYLEETVEPLLSAMDALAGPATLILLGYQLRSPEAHQKFWELCPTLFSVDKVPHEHLHPDYAYEETDVYILRKRA; via the coding sequence atgaGGTTCACGGACTCGCCGGTCGTGGAGATTAGGGTGCGTGGCCACCTGCTGACCTTCGAGCAGGACAACGGCTCCATGCACGTGGGCACCTCTGTCTGGCCGTGTTCCCTCGTCCTCGTCAAGTTCCTCGACCGCTGGCTCTCTGCCGAAGGCTccaccgccgccaccaccaccaccaccgttACCAACCCTTATGCTCCCCTCTTTGACTTTCGCAACAAGCGCGGCGTGGAGCTTGGTGCTGGCTGCGGCGTCGCCGGTATGGGCCTCTCCCTCCTCGGCCTTGACGTCGTCCTCACGGACATCGCCCCGGTAATGCCGGCACTTAAGCGCAACCTTAAGCGGAATCTCCCTTCCTCCTCCGCCTCATCTCGCCCAACGGCCGGCAAGCTCAAGATCGCTCAACTGTACTGGAACAACAGGGCTCAGATCCAAGCGCTGAAGCCCCCATTCGACTTCGTTATCGCCACGGACGTCGTCTACCTCGAGGAGACGGTGGAGCCCCTCCTTTCCGCCATGGACGCTTTAGCGGGCCCTGCCACCCTCATCCTTCTAGGATACCAGCTGCGCTCGCCGGAAGCCCATCAAAAGTTCTGGGAGCTCTGCCCCACCTTGTTCTCCGTGGACAAGGTCCCTCACGAACATCTGCACCCTGATTATGCCTACGAAGAAACCGATGTCTACATTCTCAGGAAGAGGGCGTGA